In Eucalyptus grandis isolate ANBG69807.140 chromosome 4, ASM1654582v1, whole genome shotgun sequence, the following proteins share a genomic window:
- the LOC108959241 gene encoding toll/interleukin-1 receptor-like protein isoform X2 → MKRDLALARDSVQSNAESARRKADDACASSSSAASTGSDNYDVFLSFSGQDTRKTFADHLYNGLFDASIRVFRDNNELREGEKIGTNLLQAIKNSKISIPILSQNYASSKWCLHELVEMTECIKSGHVVLPIFYHVEPTDVRNHKGSFGEAFSCLSRKYPEDVEKWKVALQEVASLKGWESEKTADGREGDLVKMVIRKVLGELKKAFQLVVPEQLVGIDNAVENVLRLLDDNPDDNPSSAKIVGIHGMGASVKQL, encoded by the exons ATGAAACGTGATCTAGCGCTCGCACGCGATTCTGTCCAAAGCAACGCGGAGAGCGCCCGTCGAAAAGCAGATGATGCCTGTGCGTCTAGCTCCTCCGCCGCTTCGACGGGTAGTGACAACTAcgatgtgttcttgagctttagtGGTCAGGATACTCGCAAAACCTTTGCGGATCACCTCTACAACGGCCTCTTCGATGCCAGCATCCGCGTGTTCAGAGACAACAATGAGCTACGCGAAGGTGAGAAGATCGGCACCAATCTTCTCCAGGCCattaaaaatagcaaaatcTCGATCCCGATTCTCTCTCAGAACTACGCTTcgagcaaatggtgccttcaCGAGCTCGTTGAGATGACAGAGTGCATCAAAAGCGGGCACGTTGTTTTGCCCATTTTTTACCACGTTGAACCGACCGATGTGCGAAACCACAAAGGGAGCTTTGGAGAGGCTTTCTCCTGTTTAAGTAGGAAGTATCCGGAAGATGTTGAGAAATGGAAAGTAGCACTTCAAGAAGTGGCTTCCCTAAAGGGATGGGAATCGGAGAAAACTGCTGACGG TCGCGAAGGAGATCTGGTGAAAATGGTGATCAGAAAAGTATTGGGTGAGTTAAAGAAGGCTTTCCAGCTGGTTGTTCCCGAGCAACTCGTCGGAATCGATAATGCTGTGGAGAATGTTTTGAGATTGCTGGATGATAATCCCGATGATAATCCCAGTTCTGCCAAAATTGTTGGTATTCATGGAATGGGGGCATCGGTAAAACAACTTTAG
- the LOC108959241 gene encoding probable disease resistance protein RPP1 isoform X1, producing MGSRIIITTRSRSVLDKAEVKCKYELEGMVKDESLVLFSRHAFRRDSPPYEFESLSRAIVSTTGGLPLALEVIGSFLCGRNQAFWQDALKKFQKVPHEKVQEKLKISYDALNYEEKQIFLDIAWDFQMDRARWAFHMWDACNFFPNMVIETLCFMSLIKIGDDEMLQMHDQLRDLGREIIRQEDYHAPMNRSRVLLYEEDFKIFQRNKGIENLNVQALALKGDSSQSEFTTEQFEKLLNLRCLVVLDAKLIGDSKILLPKLRILKLDGCRFMATKFHMEKLVVLLLSRSDISEHWEGWSYLKVAKQLKALVLTNCPRLRVTLDLSTFRHLEILIIKECGNLELIHPSIGEAKGLSFLSLDGCVKLRELPQEMGKLEELKELYIGKTAIEEIPPCISSLKKLKILRANGCESLVGIPRSISHLVNLSIFDLTNCSKLCRLPESIGSLVNLQQLLLRRAQFSGDLHIPNSIGKLEWLTILDLSFLGICKLPESIGDMKNLTILTIHCCENLSSLPSTISKLGNLEQFYVTGCKSLGGEIPTDGLSSLKILRLCETSVSGFLGGFDKLSRLEKLEELDAKKCKNLGGEILIDGLSSPRILRLGWTSVSSFSMHSISFLVLRNLKN from the exons ATGGGAAGTAGGATAATAATCACCACAAGAAGCAGGTCTGTTCTTGATAAAGCTGAGGTGAAATGCAAGTACGAACTCGAGGGAATGGTTAAGGATGAATCTTTGGTATTGTTTAGTAGACATGCCTTTAGGAGGGACTCTCCTCCGTATGAATTTGAATCTCTCTCTCGTGCTATCGTGTCCACTACCGGAGGGCTACCCTTAGCTCTCGAGGTTATAGGTTCGTTTCTGTGTGGACGGAACCAAGCATTTTGGCAAGATGCGTTAAAGAAGTTTCAGAAAGTACCACATGAGAAAGTGcaagagaaattgaagataaGTTACGATGCATTAAACTATGAGGAAAAACAGATATTTTTGGATATCGCTTGGGACTTTCAGATGGATAGGGCCAGATGGGCTTTCCACATGTGGGAtgcttgtaatttttttccgaATATGGTGATTGAAACATTGTGTTTTATGTCGCTAATAAAAATTGGAGATGATGAAATGCTGCAAATGCATGACCAACTGAGAGATCTTGGTAGGGAAATTATTCGTCAAGAAGATTACCATGCTCCTATGAATCGAAGTAGGGTGTTGCTCTATGAGGAAGactttaaaatatttcaaagaaataag GGAATTGAAAATCTTAACGTTCAAGCCCTTGCTCTCAAAGGAGATAGCTCGCAGAGTGAATTCACAACTGAACAATTTGAGAAACTACTGAACTTAAGATGCCTTGTGGTGTTAGATGCAAAACTGATTGGAGATTCCAAAATCTTGCTTCCCAAGTTACGAATCCTTAAGTTGGACGGATGCAGATTCATGGCTACTAAATTTCATATGGAAAAATTAGTCGTACTTTTGTTATCAAGAAGTGACATTTCAGAGCATTGGGAAGGTTGGAGTTATCTCAAG GTGGCGAAGCAATTGAAAGCTCTAGTTCTTACAAATTGCCCTCGTTTAAGAGTTACTCTTGATCTCTCGACCTTTCGACATTTAGAGATATTAATCATCAAAGAATGTGGTAATCTAGAGCTAATCCATCCTTCTATTGGAGAAGCCAAGGGCCTTAGTTTTTTGAGCTTGGATGGGTGTGTAAAACTTCGAGAGCTACCCCAAGAAATGGGTAAGTTGGAAGAACTAAAGGAACTTTACATAGGCAAGACTGCTATAGAGGAAATTCCTCCATGTATaagttctttgaagaagctGAAAATTCTTCGTGCCAATGGTTGCGAATCATTGGTTGGAATTCCTAGATCAATTAGCCATctggtaaatttatcaatttttgaccTAACTAATTGCTCGAAATTATGTAGACTTCCAGAGAGCATCGGATCCCTTGTGAACTTGCAGCAACTACTTTTAAGGCGAGCGCAATTTTCAGGAGATTTACATATCCCCAACTCAATTGGGAAGTTGGAATGGTTGACAATATTGGATTTGTCATTTTTAGGCATTTGTAAATTGCCTGAATCCATTGGGGATATGAAAAACTTGACAATTTTGACAATACATTGTTGTGAGAACTTGAGTAGTTTACCTAGTACTATTAGCAAGTTGGGCAACCTAGAACAATTTTATGTGACGGGGTGCAAGAGTTTGGGAGGGGAAATCCCTacagatgggttgtcttcactaAAGATCCTTCGATTATGTGAGACAAGTGTTTCTGGCTTCCTCGGTGGATTTGATAAGCTTTCtcgtcttgagaaacttgaagaattagatgccaAAAAATGCAAGAATCTCGGAGGGGAAATCCTTATAGATGGCTTGTCTTCACCGAGGATCCTTCGATTAGGTTGGACAAGTGTTTCTAGCTTCTCGATGCattcaataagctttctcgtcttgagaaacttgaagaattag